The Alkalihalobacillus sp. LMS6 genomic interval GTTAATGTAATTTGATTTGCTCCTTGCGCTAAGGTCAGGACGCTTTTGTTTGTGTCAGGGAAAATCGTTTGACTGTTTTTATAAGAAAACACATCCTCAATGACCACTCGATCATTAGAAGATGTGCTACCGTTGTACTGCCAACTTGTTTGTGTTGTTTCATTTGTAATGCGTAATCCGTTTGATGCGCCTTGATAGATAATTTTTAAATCCTCATTCATACGAACTGGATTAATTTCTGCATGACCAAGGTTCCAAATAGTGAAACGCCTTGTCTGATGCTTATACTTAATCTCATCAGGCATAACAGGGATGTTCATACCAAACTGCCATATGCCCGAGAAGTCGAACCGATCATCTAGGGTTCCACGTGAGTACGCATAAGAAGAAGACGACTCTAATATAAGTTGTGCTTCCCCCGCGTAGTGGGCGATGTTCGGTATTTGAAAAGCATTGGGAACAGTTACCTTCCATAACTTATTTGGCTCGTATTTTGTATAAGCATAGAACTCATCCTTCCCACAGATAAGAGAAAGGAATTCAGTTCGCTTCAAAAGAAAGTGCTGATAGTTAACACCCTTTATCAATAAGTCCCAATCAATCAAACGTCCGTCATAACTGGTTGCCTGCGGGATGTAAATATGACCATTCGCACTGCCCACAGCTTCTTGCCGTTGCTGACGTTGTTGGAGAGACTGAGGTAAAAACTTTCGCGTCAAATAGCCAAGTTCATGACAATCCCAAACTTGACCTGTACGTATATTTTCAATTAAAACCTCTGGCACATCCTCACCCCCATAGAGCATCAGTGTCCGCTTGAGTACCAAGCTTACGACCAACGTTTTTATAAATTGTTTCTTCACCGAGTTTAACTAAGATGACAGGTGATACATCGCTATCTTTTACACTACGAATCAGTTCATCTAACTTTCCTGTTAAAGCGGACAAATCAATTAAACTTCGACTATTTGCACTAGCCTGTGGGTAGCTGTCCACAGAAGGGACAGTATTAAACACGCCAAGCTTTTCACCGAGATCCGTAAATAGTGACAATGACCGATCATTAGTCTGAGAAGGAATAATATATTCTTCATGATCCTTTTCTGATAACCAAGCTAACTGCTTATTACGACTTATCCCGCCATGCTCATAACCTTTAGGATTAATACGATTCCCATTCAATCTCTGCTCATAATGGACGTGTGGTCCAGTAGATGATCCAGTCGAACCAATCAACGCAATGTGCTGTCCTTTTGCGACTGGTTGCCCTGCGCTAACGAGGTTGCGGCTGTTGTGGGCGTAGTAGTGTTGCATAGGGCCCGATTGTACGACTACTAAGTTACCGTAACCACCATTCCAGCCGGTGGAGGATCTCGCAACCACACCATTTGATTGTGATGGGATTGGTGTACCAATTCTCGCGGCATAGTCAACACCACCATGAAACGATCCACGTTGACCCGTAACAGGGTGA includes:
- a CDS encoding phage tail family protein, which gives rise to MPEVLIENIRTGQVWDCHELGYLTRKFLPQSLQQRQQRQEAVGSANGHIYIPQATSYDGRLIDWDLLIKGVNYQHFLLKRTEFLSLICGKDEFYAYTKYEPNKLWKVTVPNAFQIPNIAHYAGEAQLILESSSSYAYSRGTLDDRFDFSGIWQFGMNIPVMPDEIKYKHQTRRFTIWNLGHAEINPVRMNEDLKIIYQGASNGLRITNETTQTSWQYNGSTSSNDRVVIEDVFSYKNSQTIFPDTNKSVLTLAQGANQITLTGTSGAFEIAFDFPFLFI